In Megalobrama amblycephala isolate DHTTF-2021 linkage group LG21, ASM1881202v1, whole genome shotgun sequence, the genomic stretch tatatatatatatatatatatatatatatatatatatatatatatatattactcaccccaaacttttgaatggtggtTTATTTAGATGTAATACAATTTTAAGACAACAAAATGAGAAAATTGCTGAaaatttattgtaaattaacttttttttttttatatatatacatattttgatGCAAATTCACTGAAAAATACTTCTTTTTCTTGATTATTTATCATCCAATGACTactctgtgattacatgaatgATACGTCAAAGCTTGTTGAACAGAGGTGTGCTACAGTATTTTTCTAAGCAATGTGTCACTTCTTGGCAGGTGCCGGACAGGAGGCCGCCATGTTCGTTCACGCCCAGTCTTTTGAGGACCTGACTGCTGACAGTGAGTCTAACACTGATGACAAATCTGCAGAGGTGGGCGACTCTAATCTAGAGAACGCTCAAAAAGCGGCTCTGGAAGGAGGTGAGGAGGAGGTGCAGGAGGAAAGCTTAGAGGCTGAACAGGAGGAGGTAGGCAAAGAGGAGGTGCAGAGCAGCAACAAGGCAAAAGAGGAGGATGTGACCAGCGAAACGTGGCGGAGTCACAGGAAGCATGTGTTTGTCTTGAGTGAGGCAGGGAAACCCATCTACACACGCTATGGCACAGAGGAGGCGCTCTCCAGCATCATGGGAGTCATGATGTTACTCATGTCATTTGTAGAAGATAAGAAGAACATCATACGCTCCATCCATGCAGGTAAGATATAtccagaaagaaaacaaaaaggaaaGTAGCTGATATTGATATATGTGCACTACCATACAAAAGTTTTTTAACACGGTTTtccacattaataataatatgaaatgttacttgagcagcaaatcagcacattagaatgatttctgaaggatcatgtgactctgaagactggagtaatgctgaaaattcagcttttccatcacaggaataaattatattttaatcttgCCAGAACTTAAGAATGGTAGTgtgtactttaaaatatttgacaatttttattataaacatcagtttatatttatttattattatttattaataatatttattacaattattttattttatgattaaaaaacTGACTTATGCTTTGCTTTTTGGCCTTAAGCTTTTTTTGGCcttcattgtcctgatggaagatccaaccattgctcattataggatttctagcagaagcggtcaggttttgattttttatctgttgatatttggtagaatccatgataccatgtatctgaacaagatgtccaggacttccagcagaaaaataggcccacaacattaaagatccagcagtatatttaaccgtggacatggggtactttttatccatgtgtgcaccaaacccatctggtgggtttgctgccaaaaagctctttttttttttagtttcatctgaccatagaagccggtcccatttgaagttccaatcatgtctgacaacttaatatactggagattgtttctggatgagagcagaggattttgcTTGAAAACCTCCTGAACAatttgtggggatgtaggtgctgtttgatatttttttttatcgctttctgagattcaagactcaactaatctctgcaattctccagctgtgatccttggagagtctttggccactaaaactctcctcctcacttcacattaggacgatttagacacacgtcctcttccaggcagatttgtaacatctttagttaattggaacttctcaattattgccctgatagtggaaatggggattttcaatgctttagctattttcttacagccactttctattttgtgaagctcaacaatctttttctgcacatcagaactatattctttggttttactcattgtgatgaatgattaagggaatttggcctttgtgtttcctaaTGTTTATACTGCTGTGGAACaagaagtcatggctggacaatttcatgttcatgatcaccctggtgtgctaaaaaaatgtaaatatgactgGGAATATACTTTAgatatattttactcataaaaaattctaggggtgccaataattatggccaacatgttttggacaaaaacatttatttcataatgtgatttacccccactttcaattcttttccttcaatgaaaggttagatttttactcattttatgaattaaagatcaaatagataaacaatgcagatttatttttacagtcatctttgatcatatttaccaagggtgccaataattctaaGCACCACTGTATATTGTGTTTTAACTAAATGCAAATGCACTCTTCAAGGAGTTTTTGCCCCATGAAGAATATAATATAgacatttttgtgtgtaaacaTCTCTTTCAGATGGCTACAGGGTGGTATTCCTGCGGAAGAGCCCTCTCATCCTGGTGGGCGTCTTTCGTACGAGCTGCTCTGACCGGGAATTGACACGAGAGCTTCATTATGTCTACTATCAGATCGTTAGCCTGCTCACTCTCACTCAGCTGAACCACGTCTTCCAGAACCGGCAGAGCTACGACCTGCGGCGCCTGCTGGCCGGCTCAGAGCACCTCACCGACAGCCTGCTGCGGCTCCTGGACCGAGATCCGGGGCTGCTGCTGAGTGCCGTGATGTGCCTGCCTTTGGCCAGCTCGGCCCGTGACGTGGTCTCCTCCAGCTTGCAGGCTGCTAAAGCCAAGAACCTGGTATTCTCCATCCTGCTAGCAGGAAACAGGCTGGTGACGCTGGTGCGCAAAAAGGACCAGTTCCTGCACCACATGGACCTGCACTTGCTCTTCAACTTGGTCGTTTCTTCGTCCTCCTTCCGCGAAGGCGAAGGGTGGACGCCCATATGTCTGCCCAAGTTTAACCCGGCTGGATTTTTCCACGCACATATTTCTTACCTGGAACCAGCCTCTGATCTGTGTCTGATCCTGGTATCCACCGATCGAGAGGATTTCTTTAACCTCTCCGACTGCAAGAAGCGGTTTCTGGAGCGTTTGCGCAGACGCAGTGCATATCAATCCCTGCAGGAAGCACTGAACACGCCAAGTTATCCCGTCTCACAGGTCGGCATACCTGAGCTGCGACACTTTGTGTACAAATCTAAAAGCTCTGGGCTCTATACAAGGTAAGAGTGTCTAGTGATGATCGTGAAAA encodes the following:
- the mon1a gene encoding vacuolar fusion protein MON1 homolog A, which gives rise to MAADVHNKGVSWEIKNGNLAPSDRLRQDRSDSPTPGLVEGTEPGAGQEAAMFVHAQSFEDLTADSESNTDDKSAEVGDSNLENAQKAALEGGEEEVQEESLEAEQEEVGKEEVQSSNKAKEEDVTSETWRSHRKHVFVLSEAGKPIYTRYGTEEALSSIMGVMMLLMSFVEDKKNIIRSIHADGYRVVFLRKSPLILVGVFRTSCSDRELTRELHYVYYQIVSLLTLTQLNHVFQNRQSYDLRRLLAGSEHLTDSLLRLLDRDPGLLLSAVMCLPLASSARDVVSSSLQAAKAKNLVFSILLAGNRLVTLVRKKDQFLHHMDLHLLFNLVVSSSSFREGEGWTPICLPKFNPAGFFHAHISYLEPASDLCLILVSTDREDFFNLSDCKKRFLERLRRRSAYQSLQEALNTPSYPVSQVGIPELRHFVYKSKSSGLYTSPDLPAPYQEEEEHERLMGLYQHLHSCLHNPTRPLRYIYRCAETENLYALVTSGFELYLCFSPLGTKGLAVSAVNKLLKWIRKEEDRLFILSPLTY